The segment AGCTGCTCCAGAACCGGAGAGGTGAAGGGATGGTGGACCGCCGCCCAGCGTTTTTCTTCCTCGTCCCACTCAAAAAGCGGGAAATGCGTCACCCACAGGAATTTCCAGGACTTTTCCTCCACCAGACCCCGGGATTTTGCCAGTTCGAGACGCAGATTTCCCAGAATCGTACAGGCTTTCAGCCGGGAAGCGTCGGCCAGCACAAAGAGCGCGTCTCCATCCTTCAGGCCGGAGACCTCCCTGAGACGGGCAAGATCCTCCTGGCTCATGAATTTTACCAGAGGCCCTTTTATCTCTCCGTCCCTGAACTGGAAGGCCGCCAATCCGGAAGCGCCGAGTTTCTTCGCCTTTTCCTCGATTTCCGTCAGCTCTCTGCGGGAGAGAGAGGCCCCGTTCGGAAGAGGAAGCCCTCGGACAACGCCCTCCTTCGCCAAAATGTCGCGAAACGCCTCGAAGGCTCCGTTTTCGTAGACGGGCTTCAGGTCCAGCAGTTTTACAGGAATGCGGAGGTCCGGTTTGTCGCTGCCGTAAAGATCCATGGCCTCCCAGTATTTCATGCGGAGGAAGGGCGTGGGAATATCCAGATTCAGAATGTTTTTGAAAAGGCCCTTCATGTAGACTTCAATCAACGTCATGACGTCATCTTCCGTGATATAGCTCATTTCCACGTCGATTTGGGTGAACTCCGGCTGGCGGTCGGCGCGCAGGTCCTCGTCGCGGAAGCATTTGACGATCTGAAAATAACGGTCAAAACCGCTGACCATCAAAATTTGTTTGAACAACTGAGGAGACTGGGGCAAAGCGTAAAACGTCCCAAGGCTGACCCGACTGGGAACCAGGTAATCCCGTGCGCCTTCGGGAGTCGCTTTTGTCAGCATCGGCGTTTCGATTTCGATGAACCCGCTGTCGGTGAAATAGTTTCGCGTAAAAGTATAGAGACGGCTGCGGGTGCGCAGGTTATGCTGCATGCGTTCCCGGCGCATGTCCAGGTAGCGATAGGTCAGACGCAGATTTTCGTCCACCCTGTCCGTTCCCTCGCCCACCTCGAAGGGAAGAGGCAGCGACGGGGCCAGCAGCAGAAAATCCTCCGCGACAATTTCGACGCGACCCGTTTTCAGAGCGGGGTTGTCCGTTCCCTCCGGACGTTTTGTCACCTTTCCCCGCACCGCGATGCAATACTCGCTTCTCAGGTCTCCCGCGCGGCGGTGCACGTCCCCGCTTTCCGGGTTGAAAACCACCTGAACGGGACCCGTGTAGTCCCACAGCTCTATAAAAACAATCCCGCCCAGGTCCCGTCTGCGTCGAACCCAACCGTTGACGCGCACGTCCCTCCCGATCAGATCTTCGCCGACCTCGCCGCACAGACCGGAACGCTTCCAGTATTCATTGAAAAAAACGGGCCTTTCCGTTTCTCCCGTCATTCCCGCACTGACGCCGCTCATCAAAAATTCCTCCGTCCAAAACAAATATCGCACAAATGACAAAACCACACCCGAAAATCAAAAGCAAAAGAAGCTCTTCAGCATTTTCACAATCGTTTATTATAACAAAGGTTTTGCCAGAATACTCCACAGTTCCTCATGAGCGTCAGACAGCCTCTTCAACTCCCGCCTCCGGCCCGCCGCCTCGAAGCGACCAATGAGGCTCGCCTCGATTCCCTCTCCGGACAGCCTCGACAGAGCTTCCCTTGCGTTGTCCGGCGGCAGCACGGCCAGTAAAACGCCCGAAGAAATCAGGTGCAGCGGGTCGAAACCGATTTTTTCGGCCGCGCAAAGCGTCAAAGGGGAAACGGGAATATCCTCCACATTTAAATCCAGCGCCAGGCCGCAGGCGCCCTGAACCTCCAGAAGCCCTCCCGCCAGGCCGCCCTCCGTGGGGTCGTGCATGTAACGGACCAGGTCCCGAAGAAGACGCGCTTCTTTCAAAATCGAGAGATCCTTCTGCCAGGAACGAACCTCCTCCAGCTCCTTTTCATTCAAAAAAGAGAGCAGATCCGGCCGGTCATGGGCCAGAATCGACATTCCCTCCAGACCCACGTGTTTCGTGACGAGAACGACGTCGCCATTCTGTATCCGGCTGGCCCGCAGATCGTACCGGGAAGGGCCCATCATGGTCCCTGTCATCACCGGTCGTTCATAGCGGTCCGTCAGCTCCGTGTGTCCGCCCACCACAGCGATGCCCAGCTCTTCGCAGACTCCATGAATTTCCTCCATGGTGCTGTGAATGTACGCCAGACCATTTTCGGTCGGAACGATCAAAGTGACGATGAACCAGGCGGGATCTCCGCCCTTGCAGGCGATGTCGTTGGCGTTGATGTGAACCAGAAGGCGTCCCGCCCCATCCGTGGCCCCCACGACGGGATCGGAGGAAGCGACCAGGTATGAAGCGTCATTCCAGCGAATCACGGCTGCGTCTTCTCCAAGACCCGGGCCCACCAGAACTTCCTCCCGCCGCGCCCCAAAATAACGCAGAACGTGATTTTTCAGAACTTCCGGCGGCAACTTCCCCGGCCCCGGCGTCGATTTCCGCTCCGAAGCGGGTTCGTCACGGTCTGTCATCCCACTCACTCACCTTTCGGCATCGAATAAATACACCCGCAATAATGCTGGCGGTAAAGCCCCAATTCTCTGCTGATCGTCAGAGAACGCAAAAATCCATCGTTCTTCCGCCATATGCGCCCCTGCCAGAGCAGCCCGCAGGAAGCGGCAATTTTCTCACCCAGACGGGAAATCAGCGCCACGTCCTTATGAGGGCTGATCGTCAACGTCGTTCCAAGGTGCGTGGCGCCCAGACTCCGACCTTCCCCCGCGGCGGCCCGAAGCTGCAGAGCGAAACACAGAGCGCAGCGTTTTCCCCTCTCCGGCTCCTTCGCCAGATGCGACGTCCGAGCCAGCCATGTCGCAGGCTCCCAGGATGCGATATGAACGGGAATATTCTCATGTTCCGACAAAAATTTCAACGTGTCCGCGCGCAAAAGATATTCCTTCCATGGATGAATATTCGAGCCATAGAAAAAACCGGTAATCTCATCCCAGTT is part of the Synergistaceae bacterium genome and harbors:
- the aspS gene encoding aspartate--tRNA ligase, with protein sequence MSGVSAGMTGETERPVFFNEYWKRSGLCGEVGEDLIGRDVRVNGWVRRRRDLGGIVFIELWDYTGPVQVVFNPESGDVHRRAGDLRSEYCIAVRGKVTKRPEGTDNPALKTGRVEIVAEDFLLLAPSLPLPFEVGEGTDRVDENLRLTYRYLDMRRERMQHNLRTRSRLYTFTRNYFTDSGFIEIETPMLTKATPEGARDYLVPSRVSLGTFYALPQSPQLFKQILMVSGFDRYFQIVKCFRDEDLRADRQPEFTQIDVEMSYITEDDVMTLIEVYMKGLFKNILNLDIPTPFLRMKYWEAMDLYGSDKPDLRIPVKLLDLKPVYENGAFEAFRDILAKEGVVRGLPLPNGASLSRRELTEIEEKAKKLGASGLAAFQFRDGEIKGPLVKFMSQEDLARLREVSGLKDGDALFVLADASRLKACTILGNLRLELAKSRGLVEEKSWKFLWVTHFPLFEWDEEEKRWAAVHHPFTSPVLEQLPLMETEPGKVLARAYDCVLNGNEVGGGSIRIHDPNVQARAFSCLGISPEEARRRFGFFLDALSYGTPPHGGIALGVDRLAMLLCAGQSIRDVMAFPKTQKAQCLLSQAPDTVEEARLQELKIQCLPPDEEI
- a CDS encoding epoxyqueuosine reductase QueH; translation: MRRLLLHICCAPDATVPFRDLKTENWDEITGFFYGSNIHPWKEYLLRADTLKFLSEHENIPVHIASWEPATWLARTSHLAKEPERGKRCALCFALQLRAAAGEGRSLGATHLGTTLTISPHKDVALISRLGEKIAASCGLLWQGRIWRKNDGFLRSLTISRELGLYRQHYCGCIYSMPKGE
- a CDS encoding AIR synthase family protein, coding for MTDRDEPASERKSTPGPGKLPPEVLKNHVLRYFGARREEVLVGPGLGEDAAVIRWNDASYLVASSDPVVGATDGAGRLLVHINANDIACKGGDPAWFIVTLIVPTENGLAYIHSTMEEIHGVCEELGIAVVGGHTELTDRYERPVMTGTMMGPSRYDLRASRIQNGDVVLVTKHVGLEGMSILAHDRPDLLSFLNEKELEEVRSWQKDLSILKEARLLRDLVRYMHDPTEGGLAGGLLEVQGACGLALDLNVEDIPVSPLTLCAAEKIGFDPLHLISSGVLLAVLPPDNAREALSRLSGEGIEASLIGRFEAAGRRRELKRLSDAHEELWSILAKPLL